Sequence from the Neomonachus schauinslandi chromosome 9, ASM220157v2, whole genome shotgun sequence genome:
ATGCCATCACGGAGAAGGGCACTGTGCCCCACAGGTGGGCCTGCGCCGTGCCCCACCCCCGCTGCCCCCCGGTGACGTCCTGGGGCACGAATCCCATTCCGAGCCCAGCCCGAGGTTTTGCTCATCCTGCCTGGGGCTCCCACCTGTGCACACCTGACCAGCGCCTTCCCCTGGACCTGCCCCCTTGACCTCAGTGCCCCCTTCACATGGGAGTAGGGCCCTGGATCCGGGCTGGGGGACGGAGGCCCAGTGTGCTCTGGGTCCTGGAGGCCTGATATGACCGCACGGCAAGGCCCGGGAGATCCCACCCTGTGCTGCTTTGGAGGTGGGCTGCGGAGTTCTGAGCTGAGTCGGCTCCTGGAGGGTTTGGAAGACGGCGATAGGGATGGAGAGGAGCGCGAGCAGAAGCTTTTGGTTGGAGGGGTCAGGGATGAGGCCTTTGGGGCCCGGAGAGCTGCCTCACCGTTTGGGGGTGCTGCGTGTCACTCCCTGTGCTCCGTGCCCCAGCGTCACCTGCCACCCTGTGTCTTGCTGTTTCAGCTGTGAAGAGCTCCAGGACATCAATTTGGAGCTGAGCGTGGACAACTCTGCCTTCTATGACCAGTTTGCCATCGCCCAGGTAGGCAGAGGGGCTAGATAGGCGGGGCTGCCCAGGTAGGCGTGGTCTTTCTGGTGGGAGGGGCTGCCAGCAGGCGGGGCTGCCCAGGTAGGCGTGGTCGTTCTGGTGGGAGGGGCTGCCAGGTAGGAGGCGCTGCCCAGGCAGGCAGGGCTGTTCTGGTAGGAAGGGAGCTGTCCAGGTAGGAGGGCTCTTCTGGTGGGAGGGGCTGCCAGGTAGACCGGGAAGCATGCATTGTTGGGGAGGGATCCATTCACTGCTGAACGTTCACTGAGTGCACAGCCTGCCTCCCAAAGCCCTCATCCAGGGGAGGTTGAGGATGGTGCCAGGCAGAGGAGATACAGCTGAGTGAGTGGTATTCCTGGGTTTCGGAGACTTAGTGGGGGCTCTTGCAGGTGGATGTGGAGAGGGGTGAGGCATGGGGCATCCTAGGAGGAGGGGACAGGTGAGCTAACTGCAGACATGAggtccaggggctgagggagtgGCTCTGTCCCAGGTGGAAAGGACACTAGGCATCTGATCCTGGGTCTGCAGCCAAGGCAGGGAGCTTGGACTCCTTGCACCAAGTGGGCACACTCTGGTAAATGCTGGAGGGCTCGCGGTTATTCCCTGGCCCGGGGAAACTGATGCGGTGTCtgagggagggtgtggggggatccAGCCTGTGAATTTGGAGGAGCCCACCCCCAACTGCTTTGGGGGGacagctcctctccctgccctgcccttgtgTGAGCTTCGTTCCCTGCCCTCCAGGTGCATCTCTAGGGACCCCGTTTGCTGGGATGCAGGCGTGTTAGGATTTGTTAGTGGTCAGTAAGGGCTGTTTCCCAAAATCTGCATCTGTGTCCAGGCAGATGTCACTGGTGAGGGTTGCCCAGGTGGGGCTGGCTCCTTCCAGCACTGAGCAGGGCTTGCTGACATCCAGGTCCATTTCTGGACCCCAGGCCCGCCTCTCAGGGCTCACATTGGCCAGTGACCGGTCTGAGGACTCTTCCGACGGAGAGGAGCCCTCTAGGGGCTGGACATCCGGTGGGTCTGAAGGTTCTTTGCCGAGATGAGCTGAAACTGCCAGAGACAGCTTCACGAAAATTCAGTGGAAAATGCTTCAGCCCTAATTTGCGCCAATTAGATTAGAAAGGTGTGAGCTGAGTCTGGTGATAAATAACCCCCAATGAGAATCTGTTTAATGTGGCTCGGGCCTGGTTCTGATTAAATTGTTTCTCCTTCAGCTGTTTGGTAACGGCAGCTAAGGTCAGTTTGTTCCAGTGGCTGGAGGAGGCTGTGTTATAGACGGGCTCTCCGTGGAGCTGGGCGGGCCTGCCtgcctgggggtgagggtggtcAGAGTCCCCGAAAGCATTGCCCAGCTTGGGGTTCAGAGGCCTGGCCGCCACATACCAGGAAGGGATGGTTGTGTGAAGAAGGAGGCAAGGCGGGCCCCATGGTGGGCCCCGTAGCTAGCCCCTGACCTGTCCCCGAAGTGGGTCCCACCTTTcccgggggcaggggggtgggtgcACTGGGCAGTGGATGGTGGGTCTGGCTGGCCTCCTGACCTCGCCTCTGCCCTCTGTAGTTTGGCCTCTGGGCCTCGTGGCTGGCCTGGCTGGCCATCACCATCCTGGCTTTCCTGAAAGTCTACCACAACTACCGCCAGGAGGACGTGCTGGACAACCTGGTCCACGAGAAGGAGCTGCTCCTGGCCAGGCCGACCCCCCGGGCCTCCTTCCAGGAGGAGAAGAGCGCCGTCATCTAGGACCCACCCCGCCCGGTGCTCACGGCCCGACCCAGGGGAGCGGCTGGGGACTctgcctggccctgcctgcccctcgCCTTGCATGTCTCCCTTCGGCACTGTGTGACGTGAGTGACCCTgctcacccaagcaccccattcCCACCTTGAGTGTGGCAGTTGACTAGGGTGGGCGCCAGCCCTCAGACAGGGACACACAGAGACTGTGGGACCCCCTCCGGGCCTCATGCACACGCAACACGCCTGTCCCAGGGGCACTGGCTGGGCgagcctgggtggggggggtccACCCTCTTGGACGCCTCTGGCCATAGGGCTTGCAGGTCCTGCCTCGGCTGGACGCTGTCTCCACCTGCTTGCCCAGGTGTGATTCGGTGCCCGATCCTGTGGCAGCAGCCCGTGTCCCCAGAGTGACCCCAACCCACGATGGCCACTCGTCCCTCTTGTCCCCTGTTCCTGAGCAGTGTGTGGGGCCTGGGAGCAGGGGGCCGATGGCAGGAAGGAGCTGCCCTGCCCTGTGTGGCCCGTCTTCTGGCCCCGcgcttcccccacccctgccacaggGCTGAGTTCCCTGTGCTCCGGCTCTGTGGCCCCCGGTGGCCAGGCGGGTCTCAGAATCCAAAGCGCAGGGCCAGTGGTGTTGCCCACAGTCAGGTGGTGGCTGTGCAGGCGTCCTGGCAAGTGGCTGTGGTGTCAGAGCTGGGAGCCGGCGCCTGGTGCCCCAGGACTGGCTGGGGGAGCCCCGCATGGCCCCGCCTGGAGGGGCGcagtgtggggaggtggggacatGGGCTGGGGGGCGCCCCACCTCctatggagggagggatggggcaggtgCCGCTGCAGGTGCCTGCACGCGTGTGAGTGCATGCGAGGgtgtgaaggtgtgtgtgtgatatgagtgtgtgcacacacgtggtCTGCATGGGGAGGGTGTGTGCGCGAGCTGTGTGTGAGCACGCATGTGCACAGTGTGAGCgtgaacatgtgtgtgcacgAGAATGTGGGTAAGTGCATGtgagcgtgcatgtgtgtgtgagtgtgcactgGAAGGTGTGAGCAGAGATCAGAGTGGGGGAGGACACAGCAGCTCCTtgagcatgcatgtgcacaagTGTGAGTGTGAAcatgagtgtgtgcacacacatggaaGTCTGCATGGGGAGGGTGTGTGAGCGAGCTGTGTGTGAGCATGCGTGTGTACAAGTGTGAGTGTGAACATGCTTGTGCACGAGAATGTGGGTAAGTGCACGtgagcgtgcatgtgtgtgtNNNNNNNNNNtgtgtgtgtgagtgtgcactgGAAGGTGTGAGCAGAGATCAGAGCGGGGGAGGACACAGCAGCTCCTTGGTACCTTCACCGACTGGGACGTCCGCAGCACCCCTGGCACCTCAGTGGAGGGGCTGCCTTCCCATCTGATGGCGTCCAAAGCACCGAGGCCCCTGAGGACACGACCCCATCCACACGGAGGCAGGAAGAGGAGTTGGGGGTGGAAATGGAACCCTAGAGCTCAGTGATGAGCAACCTGGGGCTGCTTGGCTGTGGATGCCCCTCCTCACAGGGCTCCCCGGCTTCTGCAATAGCACACAGTCCCCTGAGTCCTGCCCAGGAGTGGGGCGCCCCTTCCCCTGGGCTCAGGGAGCCATTCCCGTTTCCTGGGCTGACCCTCCAGGGAAGGAGAGACCCGGCTCCCCATGTCCATGCCTTGTGCTGCTAGAGGCCGGTTTGGTCTCCCACATGGGGGGCACAGGGTCTCCAGAGGCCGTGGATCTGGGTCTGGATCGAGGTGCTGAGTagggcagggagcctgggccagggaggggggCCCGCAGGTCACCTGTACAGATCCTGCTCAGGGGCGCCTGTCAGTGGGGGAGATCGGGGCCAGGTGGATGAGGGCCCTGGCATTGCAGAGGTGctctggccccagggcctggccgAGAACGCCAGGCAGCGCGGCTGGCCGGTCCCTGGGGGAGTTGTGTTGGCAGAACTGAGGCGCCCAGCAGATCTGCCCTCACCGGGCACTCGCGCACAGGCTGTGGGGACCCTCTCCGGCCCCGGAGAGTTCCGGTCTGTTGGCAGCAACCAGCCAGGCCCCGGGAAGGACGAGCAGGGTCAGGCCGTGGACTCTGGAGCCTGAGGGTCCACGGCAGGCTTGGGTGTGCCCTTCACAGCTGCCCCTCGTGGGTTACTGGGAGCCAGTGTGGGGCGCCCCTCGCTCAGGCTGGCAGAGACGTGCGCCCACACGCACCTCTGAGAGTCACCTGCAGAGCGGGGCTCGTCCCTGGCACGGACCTGTCTCAGACCGGGGGTACCTCCAGATGTCTGTGCCCGGGGGCTTCCCGGAGAGGGTAGTGGGACTGCGCTGTGTGccctgcagggggcggggggcaggggcgcCCCGGGGCGGACTGGAAGGGCAGGGGGCCGGCCCCAGGCTTCCTGAGACGGGACCACAGGATCTCTTCTGCCTGGTGCCTTGCTTCTCCCAGCTGCTGTTGGATAATGCgtctttgttttcattctacTCCTGACGAAATTGAAAGTGATGATTCTTCCACTTAAGTGTATCTATTTCTCAAAGTCAAAATAAACACAGAGGTCCTGAGCCTTGGGTGTGGTTGCTGGGCCGCCTGTCCCCGCCCTGCCCTCCTCTGCCTTCGGCTTCCTGGCTCCTGGTTTTCGTCTGCGGCTAAGATTTAGAAACTTGCCCATGTTCATCCCTGTAGCTTCAGAAACTGGCCGGGATTAGGGCTGGGCCTTCCCGTGGCTGTGCCCCCTCGTGCGTGCCTGTTCCGGGGGGCTCCGTTCTCGCCACGGCACCGCCAGGTGTGAGGACTGACGTCTCCGGGTCGTGGCACACCTGCCGAGCAGCGTCTTCCCCGAAGCCATGGCTCATGGTCTGCGGACCCTCCAGAGCCGGGTGTCTTTGCAGAGACCGGCCGGCCCTTGGCTGAGAGCCCTGGTGGCAGGGCTTCCCCCAGACGGGACCGGGACTGGACTGGGCTGAGCCCGAGGACTGTGCCTGCCCCACGGGTTTGGGCATGAGACCcaacctctccgagcctcagtttccccgcctGGAGTATGGGGCAGTAACCTGCCTGTCTTcttcgggggtgggggtgagatgAGATGGGGTCCCCGCTGGGACCCCCTGGAGGCTACTGCTCCCAGAGACAGGCCCCTCCTCTccactgggctccccgctctgggTTCCCCAAACCCAAATCCTGAAAAGCACCACCCTAGCCCCTGAGGCCTAGAAGGGAAGGCTCCCCTGTGCCCCCACCTCTGCTTTAGCTGAGGAAATTGGTCCCCATATCCCTCCTTTGGGTAAAAATCCCCAGACTAATAAAAGGGGTGGCAGTGTGGTTTAATAGAAACTCAGTGTGTCCCCGCTTAGGCAGTGGGGATGGGCACTCAGGGCATAACCTTGGGAAGGGACAGCACTGGCCGTCCCGTGGACACTTGTCTGAAGGTGGCTGGGGGAGATGGCGTCTTCCTGGCAGTCCTTCCTGGCATCTGCCCATGGGCCTCCCTGCTTTGTTCAGGCATCCCCCTCCATGCAGGGCCTGGGGGGGCCCTGGAGTTTGTTGCCACGTCTCCCCATGGCCTCGCAACGCCCGCGGTGGCTCGCTGTCTGCACAGTCATGGGACACGCAGGCCCTGTGGCTGGTGCACGGCGCAGCCTGGGGTCCCGGCACGGGTGGCTGTGTTCTGAAGGTGTTGGGGTCTGGGCGGAGTGAGCTCCCTCTCAGCCATTCCCAGGTGGACAGCTGAGGAGGGGGGCAGCACGTATGTCCCCCCGGGGCACGAGAGGGTCCCTGAGGCCTTGGGGCCCCGGGGAGCAGTCAGACCTGGGCTCAGAGGTTGGCATCCCAACACCACAAACAAGGGGAGATGCCAGGCCCCCCACCCTGTGTGCAGTTTCAGGAGGGAGGACCCCACCCCGACAGCCAGACCCGCCTGTCTCAACGGGGTTTCAAAGTCCAGGCCCTGCAAGCCTGAAGTAGCAAAGGCCAGTTTCACCTCCGAGGGGCCCCATGGACACAGGGCCGGTGTCCCTGTCTTCAGGGGGCTCCGCATGGCCACATCCAGGCCTGGCCCAAGGGTACGGAGAGTTCCCACCGGGGTGAGGGAGGGCCTGGGGGGCTCTCAGGGCCGAAGCCTGTGTGGAATTCTCTTTCTAATAAAACCTCACGGTGGACCCTAACATGTGCAGCAAGAGGGGCCCTGTTGCAGGGGGCGGGCTCGGCTGGAAGCCCTCccacctgacctggggctcccctgctcctgccctgcaCGGCCAGCTGGGGCCCCAGGCGTGGAGGGGAGCGTCCGGCCAGCCTCCATCAGCGCTGCAGGAGGCCCCGCCAGCAGGTGAGGGCTGTATGCCTCAGGCGCAGGGCGAGCACCAGGAGCCGGGCCCGGAGGTCCTCAAGGGCCAGCGCCACGGGCTTGGCTCGGCCGTAGACcaggcccagcagcagcagcagcaggacgCACACGGACAgctgcaggagcagggagccgcCTCGGGGCCTGGGCCGGCTGGGCGCTGGGGGCGGAGCGGGACCGGATGAACCCCTGCCCGCAGGCCCAGCCCCACCATGAGGACCCtgtggggctccctcctccctgcggGGCTGGTGGGGAGGCCGCAGACAGAGGGAGGCTCACCCCGAGGGTGGGCTCCTTCGGAGTGGGTCCTTGGGGTGCCCCCCATGGCCCCATGGGGCGTGGGgcgcccccctccctgcctggggcCTCTGCCTGTGTTGGGTGGCTTCCTTGTGAAAGGGCCTCCCATCGGCTGTGCCCCGGCACCCTCCCTTGGGGAAGGAGTAAGGGGGAGTGACCACAGAGGGGAGCTGCTGGCCATGCTGTGtgtcagggacccaggctgaggGAGTGGCCttgccggggcgggggggccctGCTGGAGCcaccgggggtgggggtgtgcgGCAGGGGTGGCCTGGGCACggcatgtgggggtgggggcgaggggtCAGACTCacccctggtggtggtggtggtggtggtgggctcCCTGCGGGCGATGTCTGGGAAGGAGAACCGAGGGTGGGCTTGGGCAGGGAGGGCCCCCTGCCTGGGGGCGCACGCTGCCTCAGCCTGCCCCGTGCCCTCAGGACCTCGCATCTCACGCCCACCCCGCAAAGCACCCTGAGACGGGCAAGTCAGATGCAGCTACCCCGTTTCACAAGTGGGAGATCCACGCCCCCCTGGCCAGCCAGCGGCCCCAGTACCACCTAGGGGTCCCCCCTGCCTCACGGCTTCAGGCTCAGGCTGCCAGAACTTGGGGAGCCCAAGAGGCTGGGTGCTGCTCTCAGAGCCTGTGGGATGTGGATGTGGTGACCCCGTGGtggcttgggggaggggcctgccgggGGTCCCTGGGCAGGGCCCTAGGGGCTGGCACTGGGAGAAGGCCGGGCAGGACCCTcgctcctgcccacccccacagtGCCCTGGGGGGCCCCAGGCCACCCCCTGGACTGCCTGGGCCTTGATTCCCGGCCCGCTGAGTGTCTGTCTCCAGGGCGGCTGGGAAGCTCCTGGGGGAGTGCAGAGCTGTGCTTGTGGGCGAGCGCTGGACCCGGAAGGGACGGGTGCGAAGAGCAGGTGTGAGGAGCCTAGCGAGCGGCATGGGCCTCGGGAGAGGGGTTGAGGCCTGGACTGGACGTTCAGGGCGGGCCATCCAGGGAGGAGCTAACACGTGCCAGGTGGGAGTTTTACCCATCACTCAGCAGGTCTCAGGAAGTACCTTGCCTGGGGGCTGTGGTGGGCAGGATCTAAGATGCCCCCGTGATTCCTACCCCTCTAGTGTCATCCCCTCCCCTTAGTGTGGGGCTGTGACTTCTACCCAACAGAAGAAGGTAACGCGGGAGGGATTCTGCAACTGAGCGGCAAACCCCAATCAGCTGACTCTGAGtccatcaaaagggagattatcttggGTGGGCCTGGCCTCATCAGGCAAGCTGTTTAAAAAAGAGGGAGGGTCTGCTCCTGGTCTTGGAGGTGCTCCGCTGTGGGTTCTACAGCTGCAAGGAAACAAAGTCTGCAACAGCTCTGTGAGCTTGGAATAGGGCCCCAGGCCTCAGCTGAGAGGCCGCCCCGGCCCACACCTGGATAGCTGCCCTGGGAGACCTGAGCAGAGGACCAGCTAGGCCGTGCCTAGACCCCTGACCCACGGGGTCACCGCGATAATAAACGTGGGCTGCTCGAAGCTTCTAAGTCTAaggtaatttgttacatggcGTAGCTAGCTGATACAGGGGCCAGTCCCATGGGCAGGGAGTGAAGgggccaggggaggagagggcaggtggtggggaggggctctgGGGCAGGAGGACCCCAGGACCTCGGCTGGGGCTGGGAGAATTCGGGAGGTGGGCAGTGAGGGACGCAGGTGTGGGGGGCGCTGAGGGGCAGCGGAAGCTTCTAGTGCTGGCGGGAAGGGTGGGCGGGTGCTGGGGACACTGCCCACTGGCCTTCCCTCGAGAGGACAGTTGCAATTTGGGCAGCTCTGATCTGCTTTTTTCCTGCTAGTggctgttttgttgactgttactCTGTCTAGCCTGAGCCGTGGGCCGGGTTTTATTGGGGTTCTGTCTGTGCAGACAGGACAGGTGGCTGTGGTCCCTCCAGATGGCCCTCTGTGAGGTCCTGGGACATGtggccccccgccccacctggcCCTGCGCCTGCTTGCTGAGCTCCGTTCTTACAGTGGACGGTCACCTCCAGGGGTTCCCGGAACCGCACACGCCTCGAGGTCCTCTGTGGCTCGGCCCCGTGGCTGCCGCACCCCGGCCCGCTCCGCCTCAGGATGGAGGGGGGGCCCCTCCTGTCGCcctcctggggcaggggtgggaggcagagggaagtgaGCAGAAGTGAGCCCCCAGGGGGCAGGAGACACGGTGCCCGGGGCAGGATCCCCGCTGCCTCCTCTGGGTTTATGCAGAGGGACGCGCTGTGGGGGACCCGATGGGGGGCGTGGAGACCCCCGTGGAcctgccccacctgctgccccagcCTGGCGGCCTGACTGCGGGGCTGCTCCCGGGTGGTGGGGGCTGGAACAGAGCCATCGGGGCCATCACAATGGATGGCGGTGTTCATGGCCGCCCAGGACCgtgcccccccaaccccgacGGTATCTGTAACAATAATGATGATCATATCAGTAACTGTGGCTATCCACCGAGGGCCGTCTTCCTGTCCGAGCTGCCCGCACAAAACCTCGCTGGATCCCGGAGCACGGGGCCCCCAGGGCTCCTCTGCACCCGGGTGCCGGGGAGGAGGCCGGGCCCTGAGCCAGGGCTGTCCGGGGTCAGTGCCTGGCTTGTGTCACACAGTGGGCCTCTGTCACTCACCTGTGGACACGGTGAGGGATCTGAGCATGAGACCTGGGCTGCGGCGGGACAGAGCCTGGACACAGGTGCCCGCCCAGGGGCTGCCCTCCCACCATGCTGTTTGGAATGTGGAGTTGCGggactgctctgagcctcagtgttcccaCCTATAAACTGGGGACAACAGGCTGTTCTGAGCTGAGTACACCCATTTTGAATGGCTCCTGGCTGGGAGGCCCTGGTCGCACAGAGCTTACTGCTGGCCTTCTGGGGGACATGGGCCCCGCCTAGTCCTGGGGTTGGGCCCAGCTCAGGGCTGTCCCCTCCGCTTGGTGGGACGCCTGGGCCTGTGGCCTGCCACCAGCCTGGAAGTGAGTACAGAGGCTAGGTGTGGACTCAGGTCTGAAGTTGGTCCCCACTGCCCTGGCCTGGCCCTCCTCTgtccaccctcccccactcacaagccctcctccctgggctgcaaagtgaCCATGCTGGGGAAGCATCTGGAGCACCCCCATGgctcctgctttctctgcctCACCTGCGCTCTCTCCTGGCCCACTCTCCCTGCCCTTGCATGCTGTACCCCTGCCCTCGGCCCTGGCCTTGCACCTTTGGGCATGCTGTGTCCCCTCCAGGGGTCTCCAACCCTCTCTGCCAGACCAAGCCTTTAAAGAGCCACCAAACCCCAACTCCCGACCCCGGTGATTTTCTCTCCCAGGGTTCCTGGGGCTGGGACAGCTCGGGCAAGGACAGGGACCGTGCCTCCTGTCTCAgctcccccttccctggccccgGCGGGGGGCCCAGATGGCTGACCCTGGTGCACTTGGCCTTGGGATCCCGGGGTTGGTTCTTGTCCAGGACCCAGCCTTACCCTCCCCGCCCTGGGCATCAGCGAGCCCGGAGCGGCCTCTTCATTCTTCCTGGTGTGATGTCGCTTCTCTGGCTGGGAGTCGGGGCTCAAGGCTCGCCCTGCAGTCCTCATTTATTGGAACATGGTCCTAAAAGAAGCAGGGACATTATTTATTGTACGAGCAGCACTGGTAGGAGTAGACGGAGGGGACGTCTGTCTGCCCAGCCCATGAGCAGACGGGGTTTTCCTTCCAGTGCTCCCAGCACAGTGCTCCCTGCACCCTCCCCGGTGGCCAGTGTCCCCCATCGTCAGCCCTCACGGTTGCGCCGTATTCCACGGGGCTGCCGTCGGTAACTTACAACCAGCCTCCGGTACTGGGTGCTCAGGAAGCGtgcattttattatgtcatgtgcATGTTTTGAGGTCATGTTGGGGGGCCTCCGGGGTGTGAGGGAAGGGGTCCAGGGCCGGGCACGGTTGGGGCTCCATGGGACTGGGAAGGCTGCTCCAGAGGGTCTCCAGCTCCGCGAGGGGCTGGAGCTGGTGGGGCCTGCCCAGACTCTCTTGTCTCCATGTCTCTGTCCCGCCCTGTCCCAGGTTTAGCCTGCTTACTTTTGGGGTGTAAGGTGGCACCTCCCCACGTCCACCCGTGAGCCTGTCCTCCCTGACGCGGCCCCTCTTGGTGGGTTCTCATTTGCCTTTGAAGGGTTCCTGACTTCTGAGACCTCCCCCGGTCCTGCTGTGGGCGCAGACCGCGCCAGGCACCATGCAGGTGAAGCCAGGCATCGAGCATTAGTCCTTCCAGGGCCCTGGGCGGGGGGCGGTGATGGGCCCACCCTCTTCAGTGAACATGTGGAGAAATTGAGCCCAGGGCTTCCCCAGCCACTCGGACACCAGGGcagtctctgcccctccccctggatAACGAGAGGCGTTGGGGTGGCATGGGGGTCCCCTGCTCCTCCTtatccccagccccaggctcctccAGGGCTCCCTGGTCTGGGGTCCTTTGCGGACATCCCTGCCCCCTCTGTCCATGGCGAACGTTTGGGTTTTGTGAGCAGCGTCCCTGGCTTCTGTCCTCCAAGGATGCCCCCCGCACACAGCGCTGAGAGCAGGGCTGACGGTGAGGGTCCGCACTGTCCCCTGCATGGTGCCGTCAGGGTCCCCTGAGAGCCAGATGGCCTCGAGGGTTGAGCAGGGCCTCCGTACAGTCTTCCCCAGGGAGATGATGGGGTGGCTGCGCCCTCGGCCCCGGCAGGCGTCAACAGCAGAGCTGTGCAGAGCCTGGTAATGACAGCCGCGCTCCGCAGCCAGGTGGCTTTAATTATTTCTAAAGGGAGCAGTTTTCTCCTCAGCATCAGGTTTTTACTGCAAATAGAGTCAGAGAAGGAGCCTCGAGCCCAGCGAGGGGGACACGGCAGGGAGGGCGGCTTGCTGGCCTCTCAGGTGAGGAACCACTCAGGACTGGGGACAGCATCGGGTGTGCACACGTGTGAGCACGAgcgtgcgcgtgtgtgcatgtgagcgtgGATGCACACATGTGAGCACGAGCGCGTGTGTGCATGCGagcatgagtgtgtgcatgtgagcgtgGATGCACACGTGTGAGCACGAGcgcgtgtgagtgtgtgcatgtgaacGTGGATGCACACGTGTGAGCACgagcgtgtgtgtgtgccagCATGAGTGTGTGCACGTGAGCGTGGATGCACACGTGTGAGCATGAACAtgcgcatgtgtgcacgtgtgtgcctGTGAGCGTGTGTCCATGTGCATATATGTGCGAGCATGTCTGTGTGTGCCTGCGTGTATGTGTGAGGGCGGCTGCACATACACCTTAGTGTGCGTGTCCatgcgtgtgcacgcacatgcgGGTATGCATGGCTATTTGTACATATGGTACATATGGGCATGAGTGTGCTCATGCACATGGAGCACCtgtgagtgtgagtggggggtgTGATCGCACCAGCATGTGGGTGCATGCCATGTGCGTGAGTGTGTCTGAGTGTAaatgtgcctctgtgtgtgtgtgtgtgttcgtgtgtgtctCCGTGGCTCTGGTGCGGGCAGCCCAGTGGGTCCCACCAGCTCCAGCAGGGACCCTGTGTGACCGTGCGTGACTGTGGACAGGCCTCTAAGCTCTGTGTGCCTTAGTCTACTCAGCTGAAAATAGGGATCCCGGTGGCAACGTCCTCCGTGGGCTCGGTGAGGGCAAGCACGGCCATGTGTGTCAGGGGCTCAGAGGGAGCCCGGGACAGTCGCTCAGGGGAAGAGTGGCCTTGCTCGGGCAGAGAGCCTGGGGCCCCTGTGCCCATGTGAGGATGGTGCCCTCCCCCCAGGCGGCACTCGGGAGCCCCAGGACTTCTCTGGCCATGTGCCTTTGCCTGGGTCCTCGTCTGCTGCCGGGTGGTCTCCATCCACCTCCCCGccgccccacctcccctctaccTACCGTCCCTGCCCCACCTGCCTTTGCCCCATCTCTGCATCTTGCTCAGGCTCCAGCTTCCccttaaatgtcatttcctccGAGAGGAAGTGGGGGCCTTTGCCTACCCCCAGGACTGGCTTGAGTCCTGGGCTCTGTCTCCCTATGGCTCAGCGTCTTTCTCAACAGCATGACTgtcctgggcctcagtctccccacccgTCGCACAGGAGGAGGCGAGGATGGCTCTTGGTACCACCCCCGGCTCCTCCACAGCCCCCCTCCAGCCGCCGGGCagtgcccccctccacccctggccGGCTGGCCGAGGGCAGGACCCCGCATGGGAGTGGGGAGGCCTCGGGGCCTCCAGCAGCAACAGAGTGTAACAGGAGTGCCCTCCACTCGGAGGCTGCTTGTGACAGATGGGTGATAAAGGGCGGAAAATAGCTCAGGCCTGGGGCCTGCGGAatgtcaccaccacccccccacccgtGGAGGACACGCCCCAAGGGCAGGGCTTCTCGGTCAACAGCCTCTCACCTCTGTTGAGGGGACACCCTCTTCCCCTGGGGGTAGGGACCCTGGTCGCTGCAGCCCGAGCCTGCCCAGCCTTGTCTCTGGGTGGGGGCCTGCCTGGCTGGGCCTGCCGATCAGAGGTGGGCCAAGGGAGCCTGAGGGGCAGGGCCTGCCCCAGGCCTTCCCCAGAGCTCCTGCTCCAGGCGTGGTGGGTCAGGagtgccgagcggggagcctcaggctctcctgccctccttcctaGGAGCGCAGGCTGACCAAGGCTGTGCGTCCACAAGAGCCCTG
This genomic interval carries:
- the C9H14orf180 gene encoding nutritionally-regulated adipose and cardiac enriched protein homolog, translated to MRTAGRALSPDSQPEKRHHTRKNEEAAPGSLMPRAGREGDRRGPPSILRRSGPGCGSHGAEPQRTSRRVRFREPLEVTVHYIARREPTTTTTTTRAPSRPRPRGGSLLLQLSVCVLLLLLLGLVYGRAKPVALALEDLRARLLVLALRLRHTALTCWRGLLQR